CAGCTGAGCTTGTAGGAAAGTATTGATTTGCCACAGATCCATAGGGGTTTAATGTGAATAAATGACATATTTTGAGTCTGCTCTTAAGGTAGTAAGTAACATTTATGGCCAGGAGCACATACAGCATCTTCCTGTGAAACTCACCAACAATCAAAATGCTGTGTTTCTCAATAAGCTTTCCCTCACTCTGAGGACACCAGATTCTTGTCCGTGCCTGATTGTAATCAGGACACAGAGACACCGGGATAAAGATCCTCTTCTATTTTAGTCATCCATTCATTTAATCAGATAATTGAAGTCATGAAAGATTTAACACTTCTTTCTGGTTAATTTAGTCCATGTAGTAAAGGTTTGGAGAAAGTCATCATTCAGATGCTGTACCCATTCAGTGTGAAATCACAATGTGACGTTTGAGTATaaataattaaagaagcaatttaTTCTTGTTTTTATAACTATTTGTTTGTTTTGGTTTTCTCCGCCAGGGCAAAAGCTCGTCGGGCAGCACACCAACTGGCACCGGCAAGAAGGTGAAGAGGACCCTCCCCAACCCGCCCTCGGAGGAGGAGGCAACAGCCGCCGGCCAGACAGCCAACAGCACAGGCTCGGCCCGCCGTCGCATGTGCCGCAACACCAACATGGCGAGGGCCAAGATCCTGCAGGATATTGACCGTGAGCTGGACATGGTGGAGCGTGAGTCGTCCAAGCTCCGCCACAAGCAGGCGGAGCTGGACGAAGAAGAGAAGGAGATCGACGCCAAGCTACGCTACCTGGAGATGGGCATCAACCGCAGGAAAGACGCCCTCctcaaggagagggagaagagggagcggGCCTACCTGCAGAGCGTGGCAGAGGATCGTGACTACATGTCAGACAGTGAGGTCAGCAATATCCGGGAGACACGGAGCGGCCGTGGCAGTGGAGAAGATGAAGAGATGGGAAGTCACGGGCTGGAGCGCCCCAGGACGGCACCCCAGTCAGAGCTGGATGATTTTGTGCCACCACAGACCACACACGAGGCCCAGTACGGCACGTACTCCCAGTACCAGTACCCACTGAGCCAGACGCTGTACCAGCAGCAGTCACTCTACCAGTCCCCCCAGCCCTACCAGTCTCAGTCCATCTACTCCTCAGTCCCCTCCCTGGCTAGCTCCCAGCAGCAGAGCTACCACCAGATGCTCCTTCTCCAGCAGAAGGCAGCCAGGCAGGCGGCCCTGATCCAAGAGTTGGACGCGTCGTCAAAGTACGAAGTCATCAGCCGACAGCCCGACCCCGTGTCCTCTGCCTACATGGGAGGGGTCAGGTACGACAAGTACGGTAACCACTTGGACCTCCGGGCCCTGGAGGTGGGGGGCAGTATGGCTGGCAGCCCCATGTCCAACGTGTCGGCCGACTCCTTCTATGGAGACGTGGAGCACCACCACCACAGTCCACGAAGCTACATCCTCCTAGAAGATGCGGCAGAGCTGGCCAAGAGCTCCACGTGTCTGGCTTCATCCAGCTACGCCCAGGCCGAGAAGGAGCTGGCTAAGGCAGAAAGGCTGTTGCGAAGAAGTGCAGCCGACTTGACCTCCACCGACTACCTGGGCTCCAGCTCCAGGCTCCACTCCGGGTATGGAAAGACCCCAGACGATGAGGACTCCATGGACGACCCCTACGAGCTGAAGCTCCTCAAGCAGCAGCTGAAGCAGGAGTTCCGGAGGAGCACAGGGGGAACAGAGAGCCTGGACCCGCTGACGGGTCTCTCCCACAACTACTACGGCACCCCCAGCTCGGGTGTCTCCTCCTCCCAGAGTTACTCCCAAAGACACTACCCCAAGACGGAGAAATACAGCATCAGCCGGCTGACCCTAGAGAAGCAGGCAGCCAAGCAGCTCCCAGCGTCCATGCTGTACCAGAAGAACAAAGCCCCGCTGACCGACCCCAAAGTCTCCAAGTACTCCTCGATGCAAGACAGCAGGAGTCTGGAGACAGACTATACCAGCTATTTAGGGTCCAGTAACGTTAGCGCCTCTCCCAGATCCAGCCGGCTCCTTCAGGACGAGATCACCTTTGGACTACGCAAGAACATTGCAGAGCAGCAGAAGTACCTGGGCTCCACTTTGGGTGCCAACCTGGCTGGCTCGCTCAACTTCGGCCAGAGCCTGGCTTTGGACTCGACTTCCTACCCCAGTGGCAGCCGGTCACGGCCCTCTTCTAGGCCCAACTCCGTCTATGGCCTGGATCTCTCACTCAAACGGGACCCATCCAGTTCCTCTTTGAGGCTCAAGGGGGACGGCGAGGCGGCCTCAGACAGCTACCAGATGCCATCAGGGCGTGCCAAGCCCACCAGCCTGCCCATCGTGCAGGGCGGCCGGGGACGCATCCCTATCGTGGCACAGAACTCTGAGGAGGAGAGCCCGTTGAGTCCTGTGGGCCAACCTATGGGCATGGCGCGGGCTTCGGCGGGGCCCCTGCCACCCATCTCGGCCGACTCACGGGACCAGTTTGGTTCGTGCCTCTCCCTGCAGGactcccagcagcagcagcacctgAGGGACGAGCCAACGAGGGGACGGGGCTACGTCTTGATGGACGACCTCCAGTGCACTATGTCGGACGGTGAAGGTAAACAACAACGGCATCAGTTCAGAACTGTTTTCTTAAAATGTCAAACTGACTCTGCTTATATGCACCCAATATACCACCCAATATACCACCCAATATACCACCCAATATACCACCCAAAATACCACCTAATATACCACCCAATATACCACCTAATATACCACCCAATATACCACCCAATATACTATCCAATATACCACCCAATATACCACCCAATATACCACCCAATGAACCACCCACCTGCACCACCCATTACTTTTGACTTTCTTTATGTCTTATCTGTGTCTTTACTGGTTTCTTCATCTATTGTCTATTCTGAATGTATTCATTCCCTCTTCCTTTGATTTGATGTATTGGTCTCAATACAAGGGACAAGTTGACTTTACTGAATGTAATTACGGTGTTTTGTATTTGTCTATGTTGATGTCCTTTGGTTTTTAATCCCTCATTTGGGTCTCTTCTGGTCTCTAAATGCACGTGATTGTGTCTGTGTTGGAATCATTCTATAATATATATTTTCCTATTTAATCTCCATGTATGTTACTCTAGAATATTCTATCACTTCTAGATATGTAGAAGGTATCCTTCCTCCAATAGCATTCTCTCTCTGATAATGATCAGCAGTTTAGTTTGCTAAATGTTGTCACTTCTGCTCTATAACTGACACATTTGAAAATATGGTTCTGTACTTTAAGTCCTAGAGGACTTCCGTAGTATTTCACAACTTGCTTGTTTATCTAATGCCCAGGTGTTGGGAGTAGAATAATCCCTCTACTTGAAAGCTCGGGTCAGATTGTGCAGGGAAATGGGAAAAGAGCCTCGCTTTCTTTGAAGTGATAAATTGAAAAAGTGCCTCTGGCTAGCAAAATGCTATGGAATGTGTTTATTGCTTTGTCCTTCAGATATTTGATGTTTATTTCAAATTCAGTAGTTCAATTGAGGACAAAATATGATACATCATAGGAATGTGTATCTGTATGAACACAGCACGTTATGTTACATGATACATTATCTATTTAGACTTTGATAGGCCTATTACAGATCTATTGGaaggtttaaatgtattttgttgtggtagttaggtacatacagtattatcattgCATCAGTGCAGTATTTCTTATTTGGATGATATACACTTGATCATTTCTAGATGATATGGGAAGGATTCTTTCTCACTTTCTTGCATGTCCATCTCTAAGGGTTTTCCAATGCATGTTATGTTAATGCATGTTCCGTTAatctataataaatacatttcatttgcCTGTGTTTGTCTGAATACGTGCATGGGTGTCATACCTTTGTTGTACATGTTGCATGGGGAATATAATGTTTATTGTAGCATGAACAAAGCTCTTCCTGATTCTGCTCCAACAAAATGCAGGCAttacagttacattacattacattacattacagttacATTACAGTTACTATTTTCTCTCTCTATTATGTCTCCATCTCTATTCTGCTGACAACCATGTCTATTTTAAAACAATCCCCTTCATAACACTGTTTACTTGATTTCATATGCATATGAACAAAAAAATCTACGGCTGTGCCAATAGGTCTTGTCATGACAGGAAATAAACCCCCTAGTTCCTAAAACCCTATGCCATAATAAGTGTGTAGAACTTGACCCTTTGACCTACATGATGTCATATAAGGCAGAAAACTCCATGTTTATCAATTTCCCTTGGTTACAGCCCTAAGTGACTCCATGCTGGCACTGAACAGAGATGATCCCCGACAATCACATGAGAATATCCCAAACGGTAGAGTATTAGTTCTAGGGTGTTCCATTATCCTGCCCCGCCCCTGCCCCCTACCTGTCAATCATCCATACGCCAACATGTAGACATtaccttaaccataaccttaaccgaACCTTAACCATATTAGTTCCATTCTCCTCCCCTGCCCCCTACCTGTCAATCATCCATACGCCAACATCTTAACCATTCTAGACGTCAACATGTATTTCCAATATGACTCAATGTTGGTAGATGTTAGCTGGCTTCTGTACCGTTTGTTCCTTATTGTTGAGTCAGGGAGGTTGCTTTACACCAATCGGAAATTCAAACCTGCAGTTTGTCAATGCTGATCTAAAGATACAGGACCGTACATTTATTTTCACATTTACCAGCACTCTAAAAGTGAGCTACACCAGCTTAAACGTCAGACTGTTACCATggttacatactgtacagtaactGGTGCCAGTTGTTATAAACTATGGAAAGAAAACGGACTAAACCTATACTGTGCCTTATTAACTAAAAAGATCATTGGTCAGGTTGGCATGATAGTGTGAAAAACATGACACCAAAAGCATGCCAAACATTAATGCCAATAAATTACATCTACCATAAGATAAGATGAGTTAAAGTTACCCCTGGCGTTAAATATTTCATCAGGAAATTGTTTTCATTTAGCTGCTTGTCATTTATATCTTGAAATGCCCtaaattattacatttttaccTTTCTTGGAGgcctctttctcttccttcctGTTTCAACTGCCCGTCCCCTCTCCAGCATGCAATCCTCTTCCAACCAATCAGAAAGCTTGTCCCCACTGATAGTTTAGAAGGGACTGACTGACAGGGTTAATGATCATGGCCTATTTGTCTCTGAAGCCTACCACCTACGGCGAGAGGAAACGGACTGGTTTGACAAACCACACGAGGGACGACCAGAGAACGGACAAGGGCCGGACAGGAGACAGGTGACACccacgcacccacccacccacggCACAAGTCATAAAGTTGAGAAATGCCCAAATGCACACAGACTTTTAAAACAATGCTTTACTGTTTATTCATTCTTGCAGAAATAACCCAAACTAATTACATACATATTCATGACTACATAATTGTGGAAACATTTTCAAGCATGCATTTGAATCAGTAACTGCAGCTATCTGTTGAGGTGTAATAGCCTATGAAATACTTATGTAGTTTCCTGTATGTGTCTCTCAGGGGAAGGGTGTTTACTACCCCTTTCCTCACACCAGAGTCAAACTGCAGAGGGATCCCAAGGACCGCAGCGTGTCAGGTAACGGAAACACAGTTTACCTTGCACATGGACACAATATGTCATAAACACAGCTGTCTTAACACAGTGACAGGTCTTAATGTTTGTCTTGACCCAAAATGGGTTAGACATTTCGTGGCTCCTCTGTTGATTTGGCACATCCATCCTGGCTCAAAATGGCGTATCATTGACATACCGGATTAGCTTTTTGCAATTAGTCAGCAGGCCACAAAGAAGGTGCttgtttatttacatttacattacatttaagtcatttagcagacgctcttatccagagcgacttacaaattggtgcattcaccttatgagaAGTGCTAAAATGAACCCTTTGTCAGTGGGATTTGGATGACTGTGTCAGTGTGATAAGTGTGTATTTACTCTTTAGTTTAAATGACTGATCTCtaaatgactgtgtgtgtgcgcatgtgtgtgtatgtatgtgtgtgagtgcgtgcacaGAAATGTGTGTGTCTACATTCTACACTGGATACATATTCCTGTGCATGCATACTCTTAATGGGTGTCTGACCACTGTACGTGCATGTGTAtagttgtgtgtgttcatgccTCTCACTCATTTGTGGGTTTCTACCTCTTAATTTCCAGGGAATGGATTGGGTATCAGAGTGGTGGGAGGTAAAGAGGTTCCAGGGACCAACGGAGACATCGGAGCCTACGTAGCTAAAGTCTTACCTGGAGGAGTTGCCCAACAGACTGGGAAGATACTAGAGGGTAAGTTAAGTTCACAAATCTTGGGATATATACTGCACtcctgggtcgtattcattaggcaccaaactgaCTGAACCAggaagggactacctgaactCATCCAGTAAGATATGCTTGTTTTCATTTTCTGCGTGGCCATAATGAATATGAAATGGTGCAAAATATCAGTCAAGTGCTTATGTTGCTCAAAataacatttgagagagacatttCTATATGTGAAATGTACTTGCCCTTTAAGAATCAATCAGTTGCAAGAATCAAGTAGTCCAAGCCTGGACATGAGTGATTCTTATCAGAAGAAGGAATCGTAGctctatctgtctttctccatctgtctgtttccttaaatccatccatatctctctctgtttacctttctctcctgtcattctctatctttagtgtgtgtgtataaatgcaGCAGTGGCTCACTGTTGCCAGATAGTTTGAGAGGAATCTGACTTGAGTGAGATGTGAGGACTGAGGGGGAACGACACGGAGATGACAAAAATAGAAGTTAATTTGCATTTTGTTTTGTCACCTCCAGGCAATggtccatgggggggggggggggggctttagtgAACGAAAGGTTTGAGAGATTTCACCCAAGAGCTTTCAGAATTCTGAATGATATCACAGGTTTTCTTCAATCTAAGCTGGAAATGCATTGTTAGTTTCAGAATGGCTTTTGTAAGTTAGCAACTATTACTCCAACCAATGTTCACATTAGAGTTTCTGTTACTCTACTCCTGTCATCTTGACCTTCGGTCAGGGGTTACCCATATTATTTCATTCATTCTCTGGGAATGTGCTAAAAGTCAGTGGTAGGGCCCAGAGTTGTATACATCTGAATCCAAACTAAGCGGCCTTAGGCACAACAAGCAGAAAGCATTGTCCATTTATCCCTAGACAGTCTCACTCCTGGCCAGTTGTCAATACAACACTACCTGAAGATGGATGGTTATGTCCTATTAACAGAAATGAATTTCATGAGGCTTATTGATTTGACTGGAGGGAGACCAAGCGCAGTGGTGCTGTGTATctttctctatctcgctctctctttctgtctctctggtctctctcttgtctctctctctctggtctctctcgttctcgctctctttctctctctggtctctctggtatctctctcgctctctctctggtctctctctcattctctctgtctcagtctggggGTTGTACAGTGTCCATGCTGGACGGTTGTGAATTAGCACGGCTGTGGCCCCTGCCTTTGTGGTGGCTGTCTGGGGCCTGATGTATGAGAGGTGGGTCGGAGGACTGtaaagagaagagggaagagataCAGCCCAGAGCCACCTGGTGGGAGCTAGGGCCATCCATCtgtcacactgtgtgtgtgtgtctgtgttattgtgtgtgcgtgcatgcattcggtgtgtgtgtgccctCTCTACCCATTTTTCttcatctttccctccctccctccctccctccctccctccctccctccctccctccctccctccctccctccctccctccctccctccctccctctctctctgatttatCATGGGCTTGAATTGTAAATacgtatttgttcttaactgacttgcctagtta
This genomic window from Salvelinus fontinalis isolate EN_2023a unplaced genomic scaffold, ASM2944872v1 scaffold_2425, whole genome shotgun sequence contains:
- the LOC129850891 gene encoding protein piccolo-like; this encodes MCRNTNMARAKILQDIDRELDMVERESSKLRHKQAELDEEEKEIDAKLRYLEMGINRRKDALLKEREKRERAYLQSVAEDRDYMSDSEVSNIRETRSGRGSGEDEEMGSHGLERPRTAPQSELDDFVPPQTTHEAQYGTYSQYQYPLSQTLYQQQSLYQSPQPYQSQSIYSSVPSLASSQQQSYHQMLLLQQKAARQAALIQELDASSKYEVISRQPDPVSSAYMGGVRYDKYGNHLDLRALEVGGSMAGSPMSNVSADSFYGDVEHHHHSPRSYILLEDAAELAKSSTCLASSSYAQAEKELAKAERLLRRSAADLTSTDYLGSSSRLHSGYGKTPDDEDSMDDPYELKLLKQQLKQEFRRSTGGTESLDPLTGLSHNYYGTPSSGVSSSQSYSQRHYPKTEKYSISRLTLEKQAAKQLPASMLYQKNKAPLTDPKVSKYSSMQDSRSLETDYTSYLGSSNVSASPRSSRLLQDEITFGLRKNIAEQQKYLGSTLGANLAGSLNFGQSLALDSTSYPSGSRSRPSSRPNSVYGLDLSLKRDPSSSSLRLKGDGEAASDSYQMPSGRAKPTSLPIVQGGRGRIPIVAQNSEEESPLSPVGQPMGMARASAGPLPPISADSRDQFGSCLSLQDSQQQQHLRDEPTRGRGYVLMDDLQCTMSDGEALSDSMLALNRDDPRQSHENIPNAYHLRREETDWFDKPHEGRPENGQGPDRRQGKGVYYPFPHTRVKLQRDPKDRSVSGNGLGIRVVGGKEVPGTNGDIGAYVAKVLPGGVAQQTGKILEGMQVLEWNGLPLTGKTYEEVQGLVVQQCGEAELCVRLDLNMLADSEGSQHLDLPDQSKPGDRPPRSPGVDPKQLAAELQKVSQQQAPPPTTATSSSSMTGGEKGPHSAISGAASAASSAIQSPGQPGSPSVSKKRHSSKSADAVKTQSHPVTGEIQLQINYDKQLGNLIVHVLQARNLAPRDNNGYSDPFVKVYLLPGRG